From Salinibacterium sp. ZJ450, one genomic window encodes:
- a CDS encoding PP2C family serine/threonine-protein phosphatase produces MAGFARRNVITRAIGASTSTADYWLRPVVTGERLLLCSDGLSGEVSDESIRAGLTLGGATQQTADMLVAQALAAAAATTCR; encoded by the coding sequence GTGGCCGGGTTCGCCCGGCGCAACGTGATCACCCGTGCGATCGGCGCGAGCACGTCGACTGCCGACTACTGGCTGCGCCCGGTGGTCACCGGTGAACGGCTGCTGCTCTGCTCGGACGGGCTCTCCGGCGAGGTCAGCGACGAGAGCATTCGAGCCGGCCTCACGCTCGGCGGCGCCACGCAGCAGACCGCCGACATGCTCGTCGCTCAAGCGCTCGCCGCCGCGGCCGCGACAACGTGTCGGTGA
- a CDS encoding PP2C family serine/threonine-protein phosphatase: MTDVAAPPTRTGSVELRFGVRSDVGLRRAVNEDAVLAESPVFLVADGMGGHEAGDRASLAVVEAFRPLGGRLEITAAEVVQAVESAHATVRRLAATLERGAGSTLTAVVLLQSNGVPHWLVVNIGDSRVYRMTGTDLQ; the protein is encoded by the coding sequence ATGACGGATGTCGCGGCGCCGCCGACCCGCACGGGCTCGGTCGAACTGCGCTTCGGCGTGCGCTCCGACGTGGGGTTACGCCGCGCAGTGAACGAGGACGCTGTGCTGGCGGAGTCGCCCGTGTTCCTCGTCGCCGACGGCATGGGCGGCCACGAAGCGGGCGACCGGGCCAGCCTGGCGGTGGTTGAGGCGTTCAGGCCGCTCGGCGGACGCCTCGAAATCACCGCGGCTGAGGTGGTGCAGGCTGTGGAGAGTGCGCACGCGACGGTGCGTCGGCTCGCCGCGACGCTGGAGCGCGGCGCAGGTAGCACGCTCACCGCGGTGGTGCTGCTGCAAAGCAACGGAGTGCCGCACTGGCTGGTGGTGAACATCGGCGACTCGCGTGTCTACCGGATGACCGGCACTGACCTGCAATAG
- a CDS encoding FHA domain-containing protein — MSSPTPPAANPWAPPITTVPGIPLRQPAATTPPTPTPTPPLDDAHLDTEATIITGAATSVLAEDDEATRIVPRRTVWSLQTGAGQSITLTQDVVLLGRNPKPSFGPADAQLVKLEDPAKTVSQTHARLDRGPAGWSVTDLHSTNGVIVVGAEGDEREILPETSTELAERFQLGDLDLRLTTAR; from the coding sequence GTGTCCTCGCCAACTCCGCCCGCAGCAAACCCGTGGGCCCCGCCGATCACGACGGTTCCCGGCATCCCGCTCCGCCAGCCCGCGGCCACCACGCCGCCAACGCCCACGCCAACCCCGCCGCTCGATGATGCCCACCTCGACACCGAGGCCACCATCATCACCGGGGCTGCGACATCCGTTCTCGCTGAAGACGACGAAGCAACACGCATCGTGCCACGCCGCACCGTCTGGTCGCTGCAGACCGGTGCGGGTCAGAGCATCACGCTGACCCAGGATGTGGTGCTGCTCGGTCGCAACCCCAAGCCGTCGTTCGGTCCGGCCGATGCTCAACTGGTGAAGCTCGAGGACCCGGCGAAGACAGTGTCGCAGACCCACGCGCGACTCGACCGTGGCCCAGCCGGCTGGAGCGTGACCGACTTGCACTCCACCAACGGCGTCATCGTCGTCGGTGCCGAGGGCGATGAGCGCGAGATCCTGCCCGAGACGTCCACCGAGCTTGCGGAACGCTTCCAGCTGGGTGACCTCGACCTGCGACTGACGACGGCGCGGTAG
- a CDS encoding IS30 family transposase, which yields MARPGYPFQVRSLFWKGVRSGLSVTNAALGVGVSRPTGYRWFREAGGVIPESARTAPVPRARLTFQEREEIAVRNAAGQSGREIAAVLGRDPSTISRELARNRTGQGYRATVAQSLTDRRGRRPKPRKLTRLPLRRKVRALLRKRYSPEQIAGRLRLEFPDDPEMHVSHETIYQTIYVQGRGALRAELALALRTGRALRKPHDSGSRGGPIKDMVMISERPAEVEDRAVPGHWEGDLIIGSTASNSAIGTLVERSTGFVMLLHLPGDHTARTVADAMIPAMQSLPEQLRRSLTWDQGSEMARHQEISLATSMDIYFCDPHSPWQRGSNENTNGLLRQYFPKSTDLSVHGPGILENVAAELNARPRKRHGWHTPAEVLDRLLSNPSKPTGDALTA from the coding sequence ATGGCTCGTCCCGGCTACCCGTTTCAGGTGCGGAGCTTGTTCTGGAAAGGGGTGCGGTCCGGGCTGTCGGTGACCAATGCGGCGCTCGGCGTCGGCGTGTCCCGGCCGACCGGATACCGCTGGTTCCGGGAGGCTGGCGGGGTGATCCCCGAATCGGCGCGGACAGCGCCAGTGCCCCGTGCCCGGCTGACGTTCCAGGAGCGGGAGGAGATCGCGGTCCGGAACGCCGCTGGGCAGAGCGGCCGGGAGATCGCGGCCGTGTTGGGCCGTGACCCGTCGACGATCTCCCGGGAACTGGCCCGGAACCGGACCGGTCAGGGCTACCGGGCCACCGTTGCCCAGTCGCTGACCGACCGGCGTGGCCGGCGGCCGAAGCCGCGGAAGCTGACCCGGTTACCCTTGCGTCGGAAGGTTCGGGCGTTGCTGCGCAAGCGTTACAGCCCGGAACAGATCGCCGGCCGGTTGCGGCTGGAGTTCCCCGATGACCCGGAGATGCACGTGTCCCACGAGACGATCTACCAAACCATCTACGTCCAGGGCCGCGGCGCCCTGCGCGCCGAGCTGGCGTTGGCGTTGCGCACCGGTCGGGCGTTGCGCAAACCGCACGACTCCGGCAGCCGCGGCGGGCCGATCAAGGACATGGTGATGATCAGCGAACGCCCCGCCGAGGTGGAAGACCGCGCCGTCCCGGGGCACTGGGAGGGCGATTTGATCATCGGCTCGACCGCCTCGAACAGCGCGATCGGCACCCTGGTGGAACGCAGCACCGGGTTCGTGATGCTGCTGCACCTGCCCGGCGATCACACCGCCCGCACCGTCGCCGACGCGATGATCCCCGCCATGCAGTCCCTGCCCGAACAGCTGCGCCGGTCGCTGACCTGGGACCAGGGCTCGGAGATGGCCCGGCACCAGGAGATCAGCCTGGCCACCAGCATGGACATCTACTTCTGCGACCCGCACTCACCCTGGCAGCGCGGCTCGAACGAGAACACCAACGGGCTGCTGCGCCAATACTTCCCGAAGAGCACCGACCTCTCCGTCCACGGCCCCGGCATCCTCGAGAACGTCGCCGCCGAACTCAACGCCCGACCCCGCAAACGCCACGGCTGGCACACCCCCGCCGAAGTCCTCGACAGGCTACTCTCGAACCCATCGAAACCAACCGGTGATGCACTGACCGCGTGA
- a CDS encoding DUF5684 domain-containing protein, whose protein sequence is MSNDAIVVNAAALLGILLIAVAVWIGVYVWLSHALSKVFGKLGEEPWKAWVPFLNIAMLLRLGGYPWWWVFGNVVPVLNIPTWVVFYLAVHRVNRRFGKGGGFTVLAILLYPIWVSVLGYGATRPVEGARPVQDAPRVESVRPVGGERLAGAAWPQAAATAAPVAAPLVAPLVAVAPAPAQVQPLAEERAPLSSSGQCITSNL, encoded by the coding sequence ATGAGCAATGACGCCATAGTGGTCAACGCAGCGGCCCTGCTCGGCATCCTGCTGATTGCCGTCGCGGTCTGGATCGGCGTGTACGTCTGGCTCTCCCACGCCCTGAGCAAGGTGTTCGGCAAGCTGGGCGAGGAGCCGTGGAAGGCGTGGGTGCCGTTCCTCAACATCGCGATGCTGCTGCGGCTCGGCGGATATCCGTGGTGGTGGGTGTTCGGAAACGTGGTCCCCGTGCTGAACATTCCCACTTGGGTGGTGTTCTACCTGGCCGTGCATCGAGTGAACCGCCGGTTCGGCAAGGGCGGCGGCTTCACGGTGCTTGCGATCCTGCTCTACCCGATCTGGGTGAGTGTGCTCGGCTACGGCGCGACCCGTCCGGTCGAGGGTGCCCGCCCGGTGCAGGATGCGCCGCGGGTCGAGAGTGTGCGCCCGGTCGGCGGCGAGCGACTGGCCGGTGCGGCCTGGCCGCAGGCGGCCGCCACGGCCGCTCCGGTGGCGGCCCCGCTGGTCGCCCCGCTTGTGGCCGTGGCTCCGGCGCCGGCTCAAGTCCAACCGCTGGCTGAGGAGCGAGCGCCCTTGAGCTCAAGCGGTCAGTGCATCACCTCGAACTTGTGA
- a CDS encoding GPP34 family phosphoprotein, with translation MITRERIGTLSLAEWATAASTIVPGEKMRFGHQSWNTVEGSLLIELVLTGRITVSDIHPRHPEKSLVRTLDAAPIGSVGADAVLAGLGAASGKSLNHWLARVYKHGGPPVNDRLETLGLIRRKRRLLVSKEFAAEVDPAVRAAVRNPADARYQATLTIAGFVGRKRGFYDFISGSSYEGGPDVAWLDAHQRANLEWAPESTRPAISAILDALFVFSSPDNSVQGNG, from the coding sequence ATGATCACCCGCGAGCGCATCGGCACGCTCAGCCTTGCGGAATGGGCGACAGCGGCAAGCACGATAGTGCCCGGTGAGAAAATGCGGTTCGGCCACCAGAGCTGGAACACCGTGGAAGGGTCGCTGCTCATCGAGCTCGTGCTCACGGGGCGGATCACGGTCAGCGACATCCATCCGCGACATCCCGAGAAATCGCTGGTACGCACGCTCGATGCTGCGCCGATCGGGTCCGTGGGTGCCGACGCGGTGCTCGCCGGGCTTGGGGCAGCCTCCGGAAAGAGCCTCAACCACTGGCTCGCTCGGGTCTACAAGCACGGCGGGCCACCGGTGAACGACCGCCTGGAGACGCTCGGGCTCATCCGGCGCAAGCGACGATTGCTGGTTTCCAAGGAGTTCGCCGCGGAGGTCGACCCCGCTGTGCGTGCCGCCGTGCGGAACCCAGCCGATGCACGCTATCAGGCCACCCTCACGATCGCCGGCTTCGTCGGGCGAAAACGAGGCTTCTATGACTTCATCAGTGGCTCGTCGTACGAGGGCGGCCCGGATGTCGCGTGGCTGGACGCCCACCAACGCGCCAACCTCGAATGGGCCCCCGAATCCACGCGCCCGGCCATCAGCGCCATCCTCGACGCCCTGTTCGTCTTCTCCTCACCGGACAACTCAGTACAAGGCAACGGCTGA
- a CDS encoding DUF4333 domain-containing protein, whose amino-acid sequence MSMLVVGLAATSSLALAGCSVSANLTVPAASVAETAADALEQSVGERPEMDCGDDAVDLVDGTTLECDLTDPASGAVYGSTVAIEYEGEGTDYAVSVEVDETPKS is encoded by the coding sequence ATGTCCATGCTCGTTGTCGGACTCGCGGCCACGTCCTCGCTGGCGCTGGCCGGTTGCAGCGTTTCGGCCAACCTCACGGTTCCGGCAGCGTCGGTCGCCGAGACGGCGGCAGATGCGCTCGAGCAGAGCGTGGGCGAGCGCCCCGAGATGGATTGCGGCGATGACGCCGTGGACCTCGTCGACGGCACCACCCTGGAGTGCGACCTGACCGATCCCGCCTCGGGCGCGGTCTACGGGTCGACGGTCGCCATCGAGTACGAGGGCGAAGGGACCGACTACGCCGTCTCGGTCGAGGTGGACGAGACACCTAAGTCGTAG
- a CDS encoding LpqN/LpqT family lipoprotein, with translation MSQFVSYPSAAFPAPPALGVDAPDGWSALVVENTVLAVGLPSEPGVFTPNVCVSVSRVPGIHELDESVHSVVSAYEALDDFAEIGRESREVFGRPGFRIEGSFGMPSVGAVYQAAHLTVVQQGTVTHVINAVATCAAPQAPELVPVLRAILDSLRGVDERGVDEPGLDEPGAEEPVSA, from the coding sequence GTGTCACAGTTCGTTTCATACCCGAGCGCGGCCTTCCCGGCGCCGCCCGCCCTGGGCGTCGACGCTCCCGACGGGTGGTCTGCCCTGGTGGTGGAGAACACCGTGCTCGCGGTCGGACTCCCCAGCGAGCCGGGCGTCTTCACGCCGAACGTCTGCGTGTCGGTGTCGCGGGTTCCCGGCATCCACGAGCTCGATGAGTCGGTTCACTCCGTTGTCAGCGCCTACGAAGCGCTCGATGACTTCGCGGAGATCGGCCGGGAGTCGCGCGAGGTGTTCGGTCGGCCGGGCTTTCGCATCGAGGGCTCATTCGGCATGCCCAGCGTGGGCGCCGTATACCAGGCCGCCCACCTGACGGTCGTGCAGCAGGGAACGGTGACGCACGTGATCAACGCGGTCGCGACCTGCGCTGCTCCGCAGGCGCCCGAGCTGGTACCCGTGCTGCGCGCGATCCTGGATAGCCTGCGCGGTGTAGACGAGCGCGGTGTAGACGAGCCCGGTCTCGACGAGCCCGGCGCAGAGGAGCCCGTCAGTGCCTAA